A portion of the Cryptomeria japonica chromosome 5, Sugi_1.0, whole genome shotgun sequence genome contains these proteins:
- the LOC131061080 gene encoding serine/threonine-protein kinase STN7, chloroplastic, whose amino-acid sequence MEANLAINVLKRSLLTSRDSHLSLIVLQNECSFQKYRQFRKPSIHVYNASQSNLFIYSYVLLFRYAAPEQYIMSTQTPSAPPVPVAAALSPVLWQMNLPDRFDIYSTGLIYLQMAFPPLRTDSSLIQFNRQLKRCGYDMAAWRETVETRASPELRRAFDLMDLDGGIGWELLLSMVRFKGRQRISAKGALAHPYFVRQGLLALSSMQRLRLQLIRATEQDYNEAYQWITRLMAKSGTMAAGGFTEAKLQELREIRPKNKSTVQRNALASALRLQRKIVKTLDESIDEIRNNRKSIWWRRWIPREE is encoded by the exons ATGGAAGCAAATCTAGCCATAAATGTCCTTAAAAGAAG TCTCCTGACAAGCAGAGATAGCCATCTGAGTTTGATTGTCTTGCAGAATGAA TGCTCGTTCCAGAAATACAGGCAGTTTAGAAAGCCATCCATTCATGTTTATAATGCATCTCAAAGTAATTTATTCATCTATTCTTATGTGCTTCTTTTTAGGTATGCAGCCCCTGAGCAATATATTATGAGTACACAGACCCCATCTGCACCCCCTGTCCCTGTGGCAGCTGCGCTTTCCCCTGTTCTCTGGCAG ATGAACTTACCAGACAGATTTGATATTTACAGCACAGGTCTTATATATTTGCAAATG GCATTCCCACCTTTGCGCACTGATAGTAGTCTCATCCAATTCAATCGCCAGCTTAAAAGGTGTGGTTATGACATGGCTGCATGGAGAGAGACAGTAGAAACCCGAGCCAGTCCAGAGCTTCGTCGTGCATTTGATCTTATGGATCTAGATGGTGGCATTGGCTGGGAGCTTCTGTTGTCTATGGTGCGTTTTAAGGGCCGGCAACGGATAAGTGCCAAGGGTGCTCTAGCACATCCATATTTTGTGAGACAAGGTTTATTGGCTCTGTCTTCCATGCAGAGGTTGAGGTTGCAGTTGATTAGGGCTACCGAGCAGGACTATAATGAAGCATATCAGTGGATTACCAGGCTTATGGCAAAATCTGGCACAATGGCTGCAGGTGGCTTCACAGAGGCCAAGTTGCAGGAACTTAGG GAAATTCGTCCAAAAAATAAATCAACAGTTCAGCGTAATGCATTAGCATCTGCTTTACGCTTGCAGCGGAAAATAGTCAAAACTCTAGATGAGAGTATAGATGAAATAAGAAATAACAGAAAGAGCATCTGGTGGAGAAGATGGATTCCAAGGGAGGAATGA